The following proteins are co-located in the Haloarcula marismortui ATCC 43049 genome:
- a CDS encoding site-specific integrase, with the protein MRLKDYDNDDGKRVWLSDDELTRFIEQAETPHQRLAFLLAGRVGLRRSEIIEVCPQDLVDGPTGDHIRVWESYAKRDKYREPPVPQEVVTIAETLAYQQDDDEPLLDVAGSTVYRWVRRAADELEEETGDRGWQYLDVHDLRRTWGTYLLEQGVIPSVVMSFGGWEDWDTFRKHYLGEFSPEAIRRERGKVDFLEGGDESAEVVHPGTMPPASHHTAD; encoded by the coding sequence ATGAGGCTGAAGGACTACGACAACGACGACGGGAAACGGGTGTGGCTGTCGGACGACGAACTAACGAGATTCATCGAGCAGGCTGAGACACCACACCAGCGGCTTGCCTTCCTGCTCGCCGGTCGGGTCGGACTCCGGCGCTCGGAAATCATCGAGGTATGTCCGCAAGACCTCGTCGACGGACCGACTGGCGATCACATCCGAGTCTGGGAGAGCTACGCGAAGCGGGACAAGTACCGAGAGCCGCCAGTCCCGCAGGAAGTCGTTACCATCGCGGAGACGCTGGCGTACCAGCAGGACGACGACGAGCCGCTGCTGGACGTGGCTGGGTCAACTGTGTACCGCTGGGTCCGGCGTGCAGCTGACGAACTGGAGGAAGAAACCGGCGACAGGGGTTGGCAGTACCTCGACGTTCACGATCTCCGCCGGACTTGGGGCACGTACCTACTGGAACAGGGTGTGATCCCGTCGGTCGTGATGTCCTTCGGAGGTTGGGAGGACTGGGACACGTTCAGGAAGCACTACCTCGGTGAGTTCAGCCCGGAGGCGATTCGACGAGAGCGCGGGAAGGTCGACTTCCTCGAGGGCGGCGACGAGAGCGCGGAGGTGGTACATCCAGGTACGATGCCGCCGGCCTCTCACCATACAGCGGACTAA
- a CDS encoding sigma-70 region 4 domain-containing protein translates to MSRAERSWQPSNDLPGTVGGPSTLSMPDDWTLSTPWQRAQQESDDGGAINDAERIVSLSDGDDYHRVLWALKSRTLVAECDCQGYHYSDGWCAHVASLWWQWVRGQIVVAHLDTGREYPAPPAWLRLDDDPTAYDHLPPAQLDAYLACDLGSFGVREFARYTDRAAGTIGNLLTDARKKTEGRL, encoded by the coding sequence ATGAGCCGTGCCGAGCGCAGCTGGCAACCGAGCAACGACCTCCCCGGAACGGTCGGCGGGCCGTCTACGCTGTCGATGCCTGACGACTGGACGCTGTCGACGCCGTGGCAGCGTGCCCAGCAAGAGAGCGACGACGGCGGCGCTATCAACGACGCCGAGCGTATCGTGAGTCTGTCCGACGGCGACGACTACCACCGCGTTCTCTGGGCGCTCAAGAGCCGTACACTCGTCGCTGAGTGCGACTGTCAGGGCTACCACTACAGCGACGGGTGGTGTGCCCACGTCGCTTCGCTGTGGTGGCAGTGGGTCCGTGGGCAGATCGTCGTGGCCCACCTCGACACCGGCCGCGAGTACCCAGCGCCACCAGCATGGCTCCGCCTCGACGACGACCCGACCGCCTACGATCACCTTCCTCCCGCTCAACTCGATGCCTACCTCGCCTGTGACCTCGGTAGCTTCGGTGTTCGGGAGTTCGCCCGCTACACCGACCGGGCGGCCGGCACCATCGGAAACCTGCTGACGGATGCCCGAAAGAAAACGGAGGGCCGCCTATGA
- a CDS encoding DUF7557 family protein, translated as MSTIRVTDEVKERLRDLKRDDESFNDLLDRLSRSEKDVEAIAESIPSVDEKEIEQMDEARERLNESLEDRR; from the coding sequence ATGAGCACTATCCGAGTCACCGACGAAGTGAAAGAACGACTGCGTGACCTGAAGCGAGACGACGAAAGCTTCAACGACCTTCTGGACCGACTCAGTCGAAGCGAGAAAGACGTAGAAGCAATAGCCGAGTCAATTCCCTCTGTCGACGAGAAAGAGATCGAGCAAATGGACGAAGCCCGCGAACGGCTGAATGAATCGCTGGAGGACCGCCGGTAG
- a CDS encoding DEAD/DEAH box helicase, producing MLELTYESGTIRVSGDLPSDLPGVEYDRRSQTGRAPAYRYADLRSALDDREVAYEDHVCSLPSLSLSTAYDLRDYQQAALDAWREAEDRGCLELPTGSGKTVIGIAAMVALGTPTLVVVPTIDLLEQWQRELQREFDRPIGCMGGGEQRVEDITVSTYDSAYLRADELGDRFGLVVFDEVHHLGGKGYRDIARLLAAPPRLGLTATFERPDGAHEAIADLVGPLVQRVSVDELAGEHLADYDIKRLEVSLTPDERDRYEEHQGTFTDYLKQSNIQLRSGSDYQELVKRSGNDPAAREALLAKQRAREVMMNAQRKVDRLATILDRHREDRIIVFTAHTDLVYRLSERFLIPAITHETGASERREILERFRDGTYSRVVTANVLDEGVDVPDANVAVLLSGSGSEREFTQRLGRVLRPKADGGRALLYELVTEETAEERVARRRR from the coding sequence GTGCTGGAGCTGACGTACGAGTCAGGGACCATTCGCGTGTCGGGAGACCTGCCGTCGGACCTGCCCGGCGTCGAGTACGACCGGCGTTCACAGACAGGGCGAGCGCCGGCCTACCGGTACGCCGACCTCCGAAGCGCGCTTGACGATCGTGAGGTGGCGTATGAGGACCACGTCTGTTCGCTCCCGTCATTGTCGCTCTCGACGGCGTACGACCTCAGAGACTACCAGCAGGCAGCGCTAGACGCCTGGCGTGAAGCCGAGGACAGGGGCTGTCTCGAACTACCGACCGGGAGCGGCAAGACCGTCATCGGCATCGCGGCGATGGTCGCACTGGGGACGCCAACGCTGGTCGTCGTCCCGACCATCGACCTGCTGGAGCAGTGGCAGCGCGAGCTACAGCGGGAGTTCGACCGGCCCATTGGCTGCATGGGAGGGGGCGAGCAGCGCGTCGAGGATATCACGGTGTCGACGTACGACTCGGCGTACCTGCGGGCCGACGAACTCGGCGACCGCTTCGGACTCGTGGTCTTCGACGAGGTCCACCATCTTGGTGGAAAAGGGTATCGGGATATCGCTCGACTGCTCGCTGCGCCGCCGCGGCTCGGACTGACAGCGACGTTCGAGCGGCCGGACGGAGCCCACGAAGCCATTGCGGACCTCGTTGGACCGCTCGTCCAGCGGGTCAGCGTCGACGAGTTGGCTGGCGAGCACCTCGCTGACTACGATATCAAGCGGCTCGAAGTTTCACTCACGCCGGACGAACGGGACCGCTACGAAGAGCATCAGGGGACGTTCACCGACTACCTCAAACAATCCAACATCCAGCTCCGGTCCGGCAGCGATTATCAGGAACTCGTCAAGCGGTCCGGCAACGACCCGGCGGCCCGCGAGGCGCTGCTGGCGAAACAGCGCGCCCGCGAGGTGATGATGAATGCCCAGCGAAAGGTCGACCGGCTGGCGACGATTCTGGACCGCCACCGCGAGGACCGGATAATCGTCTTCACCGCCCACACCGACCTCGTGTATCGCCTCTCCGAGCGGTTTCTCATTCCGGCGATAACGCATGAAACCGGCGCGAGCGAGCGCCGGGAGATACTAGAGCGGTTCCGCGACGGGACGTACTCCCGGGTCGTAACCGCGAACGTCCTCGACGAAGGAGTGGACGTGCCCGACGCGAACGTCGCCGTTCTCCTCTCTGGGAGCGGCTCGGAGCGGGAGTTTACCCAGCGACTTGGCCGTGTTCTCCGACCGAAAGCCGACGGCGGGCGGGCACTGCTGTACGAACTTGTGACTGAGGAAACCGCGGAGGAGCGAGTCGCCAGGCGACGCAGATAG
- a CDS encoding nucleotidyltransferase domain-containing protein, protein MLTEAEPELQVVVDCARTAIVTDAAPDPPPLDDAPDWDRVVALARYHGIVQLLYEGLEAMARESGDEFTVPAAVLTRLSSIVQGKRMRNLAFTTELQEILERFETRGVRAVPFKGPALSAAAYDDATVREYNDLDLLVHPEDIPAAADILEERGYEWRGGTPRLDDAALLGGPVTKAIVHEYEMRGPEFDVELRWRVGDAERPFSTSFGELWDRRDTVSVGGQPLPALAQPDRLLVLAFHGTKHRWYLLKWLCDFVAALEAAETDWPHVLVRARETGVERNLLLGAALARAVFGYALPAPLLDRLRTDGRISELAEAVVESLAAGTPQAPTQFEAARFYLAASDSMTALVPLLLLHSSLHPTYSEYQFCPLPGPMHPLYYVIWPLRLLLETPQWRRQLSEERRDEAT, encoded by the coding sequence ATGCTGACGGAGGCTGAACCCGAACTTCAGGTGGTGGTCGACTGTGCTCGTACCGCGATCGTCACCGACGCCGCTCCCGACCCGCCCCCGCTTGATGACGCGCCAGACTGGGACCGTGTCGTTGCACTCGCCCGGTATCACGGCATCGTGCAACTCCTCTACGAGGGACTGGAAGCAATGGCACGCGAGAGTGGTGATGAGTTCACCGTGCCGGCGGCCGTGTTGACCCGACTTAGCAGCATCGTACAGGGAAAACGGATGCGGAATCTCGCGTTCACGACCGAGCTACAGGAGATACTAGAACGCTTCGAGACACGTGGTGTGCGTGCGGTACCGTTCAAGGGACCGGCGCTGTCCGCCGCTGCTTACGACGACGCAACGGTGCGTGAATATAATGACCTGGATCTGCTCGTCCATCCGGAAGATATCCCCGCCGCTGCGGATATTCTCGAAGAGCGAGGATACGAGTGGCGCGGGGGCACGCCGCGGTTGGATGATGCCGCGCTGTTAGGCGGTCCTGTGACGAAGGCTATCGTTCACGAGTACGAAATGCGCGGTCCGGAGTTCGACGTGGAACTTCGCTGGCGCGTTGGCGATGCCGAGCGACCGTTCTCCACATCCTTCGGTGAACTCTGGGACCGCCGCGACACCGTATCGGTCGGCGGCCAACCGCTTCCGGCGCTTGCACAGCCAGATCGGCTACTCGTATTAGCGTTCCATGGCACCAAGCACCGCTGGTATCTCCTGAAGTGGCTCTGTGATTTCGTTGCGGCACTGGAGGCAGCGGAAACCGACTGGCCACACGTCCTCGTTCGGGCGCGGGAAACCGGCGTTGAGCGGAACCTATTACTCGGGGCCGCGCTCGCCCGTGCTGTCTTCGGATACGCCCTCCCAGCGCCGCTCCTGGACCGCCTTCGCACGGACGGCCGCATCTCCGAATTAGCTGAGGCCGTCGTTGAGTCGCTGGCCGCTGGGACGCCACAGGCACCCACGCAGTTTGAGGCCGCTCGATTTTACCTGGCGGCCAGCGATTCGATGACTGCGCTGGTACCGCTCCTACTGTTGCATTCGTCACTTCACCCGACCTACTCGGAGTACCAGTTTTGCCCGCTTCCCGGCCCGATGCACCCGCTGTACTACGTCATCTGGCCGCTCCGACTCCTCCTCGAAACACCACAGTGGCGGCGACAGCTTTCCGAGGAGCGACGTGACGAAGCGACCTGA
- a CDS encoding right-handed parallel beta-helix repeat-containing protein: MDDARTTLPALLLSLVLTLAVVPAGVAGTQTAQDTLTVDKDGSAEYQSIQAAVNAADSGDTVEVRPGTYREEVRINESITLVAPDRAILGGSRFVNGTGVTVAGAADANVTGFTVRNYRFGVAANETSGDWTVTDTTVIAADVGVYAPNTAGNWTIEDAAVASTTYSGVFVRGTSGDWTIRDTRFVNVGGDGVDVRKSSGDWTVATVVVDRSGADGVDASGTTGDWTVRNTEVRRSNTGVKAIDSGGNWTVTDLTVHRSDTGLVTAFSGGAWTLEDSTLETRDIGVFTARTTGAWTIQNTTIESQQQGIHAVNTNASWTVSESTISVTAEQNAIGVDARSASGDWSLTDVTIESPGIEVAE, encoded by the coding sequence ATGGACGACGCCCGAACGACATTGCCTGCCCTCTTGCTGTCGCTAGTGTTGACGCTGGCTGTCGTGCCAGCCGGCGTGGCCGGAACACAGACGGCGCAGGACACACTGACCGTCGATAAAGACGGGAGTGCCGAGTACCAGTCAATACAGGCCGCTGTGAACGCTGCCGACAGCGGTGACACCGTCGAGGTCCGGCCGGGCACCTACCGCGAAGAAGTCCGAATCAACGAGAGTATTACCCTCGTCGCACCCGACCGGGCGATACTGGGCGGTTCGCGGTTCGTCAACGGAACCGGCGTCACGGTGGCCGGCGCAGCCGACGCGAACGTCACCGGATTCACCGTGCGTAACTACCGCTTTGGCGTCGCCGCCAACGAAACCAGCGGTGACTGGACAGTCACTGACACGACTGTTATCGCTGCCGATGTCGGGGTCTACGCGCCGAATACGGCTGGAAACTGGACTATCGAGGACGCCGCCGTCGCCAGCACAACCTACAGCGGCGTGTTCGTCCGCGGCACCAGCGGCGACTGGACGATTCGCGACACCCGATTCGTCAATGTCGGTGGCGACGGCGTCGATGTCCGCAAGTCCTCCGGTGACTGGACAGTCGCAACGGTTGTCGTCGACCGGTCCGGCGCAGACGGAGTCGACGCCTCCGGGACAACTGGCGACTGGACGGTCCGGAACACAGAGGTCCGCCGAAGCAACACCGGCGTCAAAGCCATCGACAGTGGCGGCAACTGGACGGTGACTGACCTGACGGTCCACCGAAGCGATACCGGCCTCGTAACCGCCTTCTCTGGAGGTGCGTGGACACTTGAAGATTCTACCCTTGAAACCCGAGACATCGGTGTCTTCACCGCTCGAACGACCGGAGCATGGACTATCCAGAATACGACCATTGAGAGCCAACAGCAGGGAATCCACGCCGTCAACACGAACGCGTCATGGACTGTCTCCGAGTCGACTATCTCCGTGACCGCAGAGCAAAATGCCATCGGTGTCGACGCCCGGTCCGCGAGTGGGGACTGGTCGCTTACCGATGTCACCATCGAAAGCCCCGGCATCGAAGTTGCCGAGTGA
- a CDS encoding TIGR00341 family protein, producing the protein MRLIHIRVPDAVLDSVRDVLDDRDISYVQTKETSDDEAAWLLQFPLLPEAVDEVLDDLEATGLDADRYTVVGNAETARPDQSNSARRHEDRISHDELRDRAVGMNPGQGTYYGLTVLSAIVATAGLLLDSPAIVVGSMVIAPQVGSALIASVGTTLSDRRLIVDGVRDQLLGLAVAIGSAALFGLFIRYSGFVPGQLRVTTVQQIVQRISPGFLSLVVGLCAGAAGAFGLATALPVSLVGVMIAAALIPAAAAIGVGIAWGLPAVALGAGILLLVNVASINLTGVLVLWGLGFRPLNWAADRPPSETVRTYAPTVVAVLTLLVAFAGAGTVTAQQMQVETSVNNAVTEALSNESYERLRLQSVQTRFGGVSVYRPDRVVTVTVSRPADRPYPALVSDLERAVGRSIADDTTVEVTFEDRHPTE; encoded by the coding sequence GTGCGGTTGATACACATCCGTGTTCCCGATGCCGTCCTCGACAGCGTCCGCGACGTGCTGGACGACCGTGACATCAGCTACGTTCAGACCAAGGAGACGAGCGACGACGAGGCGGCGTGGCTGTTGCAGTTTCCGCTCCTGCCGGAAGCCGTCGACGAGGTACTTGACGACCTCGAAGCGACCGGGCTCGACGCCGACCGGTACACTGTTGTCGGGAACGCCGAGACCGCCCGGCCAGACCAGTCGAACTCCGCCCGCCGCCACGAGGACCGCATCTCCCACGATGAACTCCGCGATCGTGCGGTCGGCATGAACCCCGGACAAGGGACATACTACGGACTGACGGTCCTGAGTGCGATCGTCGCAACGGCGGGTCTGCTCCTCGATTCTCCGGCTATCGTCGTCGGCTCGATGGTCATCGCACCACAGGTCGGATCCGCACTCATCGCCAGCGTCGGGACGACGCTCAGCGACCGCCGGCTCATTGTCGATGGCGTCCGCGACCAGTTGCTCGGGCTCGCTGTCGCCATCGGGAGCGCGGCCCTGTTCGGACTGTTCATCCGGTACAGCGGGTTTGTCCCCGGACAGCTCCGTGTCACGACAGTCCAGCAGATCGTCCAGCGTATTTCACCGGGGTTTCTCTCGCTTGTGGTCGGCCTCTGTGCGGGAGCCGCCGGGGCGTTTGGACTGGCAACGGCGCTACCGGTCTCACTGGTCGGTGTGATGATTGCCGCCGCGCTCATTCCTGCCGCCGCGGCCATCGGGGTCGGTATCGCCTGGGGACTGCCGGCCGTCGCACTTGGGGCGGGTATTCTCCTGCTGGTCAACGTCGCGTCAATCAACCTCACCGGCGTTCTCGTCCTCTGGGGGCTCGGATTCCGTCCGCTAAACTGGGCGGCTGACCGCCCGCCGAGCGAGACGGTCCGGACGTACGCACCGACCGTCGTCGCCGTCCTGACGCTGCTGGTCGCGTTCGCCGGTGCCGGGACGGTCACCGCCCAACAGATGCAGGTCGAAACGTCTGTAAACAACGCTGTTACCGAAGCATTATCCAACGAATCATACGAACGGCTCCGATTACAGTCGGTCCAGACCCGGTTCGGCGGCGTCTCGGTGTACCGGCCTGACCGGGTGGTCACCGTTACGGTCAGTCGGCCCGCCGACCGGCCGTATCCGGCTCTGGTTTCCGACCTTGAACGTGCCGTTGGCCGGTCGATAGCGGACGACACAACTGTCGAAGTCACTTTCGAGGACAGACATCCGACGGAATGA
- a CDS encoding DUF790 family protein — MLTKDLLRVSRAGGGYHLQFADADAERLAARVLGIYQGHVGESREMLETALADVEQEADDFKLVRGLAKLVEREATFETQAPIDPVRARRRVFEAASDVGVVTEAEREQALAEAADHFGTDAASLADTLYADRDSRQVLTAVDSRWGPAELRTQYNLSLAQTALFDATEVRVRSSDPKALVSAVKRCRLMYEIRRTGNGREVVVTGPDALFSNTRRYGTRFARLLRTVATANEWELTATVDDRGTERKLTLSDGDVSVPGVEPVTEVSYDSGVEADFAGRFAALDLDWDLIREPEPLAAGEHVVIPDFAFEWRPGADTGVQDTGRGESTDRTDGDTPFRIFFEIMGFWTPEYVKKKLTRLDALEDVEMLVAVDESLGVGEEIEATDNRAIPYSGTVRVKDVRDALRPYEERLVRESVAEIPDELRPDADVISLTDLAAEHGVSEDALEDVAFPAHERVGRTLIDPVVLDELAEEIEPEMAYQAAIGRLSAHGIEDDSAALAHLGYRVAWEGLGKGTIQPRE; from the coding sequence GTGCTGACGAAAGACCTCCTGCGGGTGTCCCGCGCTGGCGGCGGCTATCACCTGCAGTTCGCCGACGCCGACGCGGAGCGACTGGCGGCCCGCGTGCTCGGTATCTATCAGGGCCACGTCGGCGAGTCCCGAGAGATGCTGGAAACGGCACTCGCGGATGTCGAACAGGAGGCCGACGATTTCAAGCTGGTCCGCGGGCTGGCGAAACTCGTCGAACGGGAGGCAACATTTGAGACACAAGCCCCGATCGACCCTGTTCGAGCCCGTCGGCGGGTGTTCGAAGCCGCTTCGGACGTTGGCGTCGTGACCGAAGCCGAACGCGAGCAGGCACTCGCCGAGGCGGCCGATCACTTCGGAACGGACGCCGCGTCGCTAGCCGACACGCTGTACGCCGACCGGGACTCTCGACAGGTCCTTACTGCGGTGGACTCTCGCTGGGGGCCGGCCGAACTGCGGACCCAGTACAACCTCTCACTGGCGCAGACAGCGCTGTTCGATGCCACCGAGGTACGAGTCCGCTCGTCGGACCCGAAAGCGCTCGTCTCGGCGGTCAAACGCTGCCGGCTGATGTACGAGATTCGCCGGACAGGGAACGGCCGGGAAGTCGTCGTTACAGGACCCGACGCGCTGTTCTCGAACACGCGCCGGTACGGCACCCGCTTCGCTCGCCTCCTGCGAACGGTCGCGACCGCGAACGAGTGGGAGCTGACGGCGACCGTCGATGACCGGGGCACCGAGCGGAAACTCACGCTCTCAGATGGAGATGTCTCCGTGCCGGGTGTCGAGCCCGTAACAGAGGTCAGCTACGATAGCGGCGTCGAAGCCGACTTCGCCGGCCGGTTTGCCGCGCTGGACCTCGACTGGGACCTGATACGCGAACCGGAGCCGCTGGCGGCCGGCGAACACGTCGTCATTCCGGACTTCGCATTCGAGTGGCGGCCCGGCGCTGACACCGGTGTTCAAGACACGGGACGTGGAGAGAGCACAGACCGGACCGACGGCGACACACCCTTCCGCATCTTCTTCGAAATTATGGGGTTCTGGACGCCGGAGTATGTCAAGAAGAAACTCACCCGCCTCGACGCACTGGAGGATGTCGAGATGCTGGTCGCCGTCGACGAATCACTTGGCGTCGGCGAGGAAATCGAGGCGACGGACAACCGGGCAATTCCGTACTCCGGCACAGTCAGAGTAAAAGATGTGCGGGACGCCCTGCGACCCTACGAGGAGCGACTCGTGCGTGAGAGCGTTGCGGAGATACCCGACGAACTGCGGCCGGACGCTGACGTTATCTCGCTCACCGACCTCGCCGCGGAGCACGGTGTCAGCGAGGATGCGCTGGAAGACGTGGCCTTTCCGGCGCACGAGCGCGTCGGCCGCACGCTTATCGACCCAGTTGTGCTGGACGAACTGGCCGAGGAGATTGAACCCGAAATGGCGTATCAGGCGGCGATTGGCCGACTCTCCGCGCACGGAATCGAGGACGACAGCGCTGCGCTCGCACACCTTGGCTACCGCGTCGCTTGGGAAGGACTTGGGAAGGGGACAATCCAGCCACGGGAGTGA
- a CDS encoding ATP-binding protein encodes MNLAFVAQSGWGKGFHAQSWMESNAKDYDALAVLDYCAEYRGLVKAGVADHLIVGPVEAQWSVQDWMAVLRANPYVVLERHKAKIGTDRWREIATRIASALRRLDRDQLVVVDEAHFVAPQREKLPKPIKELATTGRGAGTSTMWVTQRTAEIDKTILTQCQARMVGGFDGGEIGPLSTSIEYPAELHDPRADPAPSTLPEELLPSGRERPTSLQKHKNDEGQTVGSEWIYSDDDGNRRRVDTGGVKMSSTHYGSEGNDLNPPEYA; translated from the coding sequence GTGAACCTCGCGTTTGTCGCACAGAGCGGCTGGGGTAAGGGGTTCCATGCCCAAAGCTGGATGGAAAGCAACGCCAAGGACTACGACGCGCTGGCCGTCCTGGACTACTGCGCGGAGTACCGGGGACTCGTCAAAGCCGGCGTGGCCGACCACCTGATAGTCGGCCCCGTCGAAGCGCAATGGTCCGTACAGGACTGGATGGCGGTCCTGAGAGCGAACCCCTACGTCGTGCTGGAACGGCACAAAGCGAAGATCGGGACCGACCGCTGGCGGGAAATCGCTACCCGCATTGCCTCGGCGCTCCGTCGCCTCGACCGTGACCAGTTGGTGGTCGTCGACGAAGCCCACTTCGTCGCTCCCCAACGCGAGAAGCTGCCGAAACCCATCAAGGAACTGGCGACGACCGGCCGGGGCGCTGGCACGTCGACCATGTGGGTAACGCAACGGACGGCTGAGATAGACAAGACCATCCTAACGCAGTGTCAGGCCCGCATGGTCGGGGGCTTCGACGGCGGGGAGATCGGCCCGCTCTCCACGTCGATAGAGTACCCTGCCGAACTCCACGACCCGCGAGCAGACCCGGCCCCGTCGACGCTACCCGAGGAACTGCTACCGAGCGGAAGAGAGCGGCCCACATCGCTCCAAAAGCACAAGAACGACGAGGGCCAGACCGTCGGGAGCGAGTGGATTTACTCAGACGACGACGGGAACCGGCGGCGTGTCGACACTGGCGGCGTCAAGATGAGCAGCACGCACTACGGCAGCGAAGGCAACGACCTCAACCCACCGGAGTACGCATGA